The Pseudomonas sp. MH9.2 genomic interval TGCAGAACCACTTACAGGGTTTGGGCTTGGAGGCCGAGCGCTTTTCTGCGGTCTCTCTGCATGAGCTTGGCGATGACCAGCCTTCGCAGTCGCTACGCGAGTTCCTTTTGCGTACTGACGGGCCGAGTGATAAGTCAGAGCATAAGCTGCTGGCCACTTGGGCGTGCATGCGCAGCCATTTGGCGGTGATCGCCAAGGCGAGAGCTAGCGGTTGGCCTTACGTGCTGGTGCTTGAGGATGACTGTGAGTTTGAAACCTTTACTCCGGCGGTTCTGCGGCGCGTACAGGCCCAATTGCAGGGGCGTGATTGGACCCTGCTCTATTTGGGGGGCACCCTGAAGAAGGGCGGCCAGGCCCGCAAAGTCTCACCTAACTTGACGGCCGTGACTCGCGTGCGCCTGGCGCATGCCTATGTGGTCAGGGCTGAGCTTTATGACAGAATTTTGCAGGAGGCTCCCGTTTCTGGCCTGCCACTGGACTGGTATTACTCGGAAATGCTGTTGTCCACGACTCGGGCTTTTATCGTGCAGCCAATCCTGGCTCGACAGAGCTTGATGGTAATGAGTGATATTGAGCAGGTGGTTCGAAAACCGAAGCTTAAGACTCGACAGTGGGTCAGTCGCTTGGCCGCACGGTTGCGTTATGGGGTCTTTGGCTAAAGGCCTGCGCGACGTTCGCTTTGTGCGCACATGCAGGTCGGTTCGTCAGGTTTGCCAAGGTGATTATGCAATGCCTTGGAGATACGGCTCAACGAGCAGGGTGTGCATACCTTTGTGCTCGATGGCGATAACGTGCGCAGTGGCCTGAGCAGTGATTTGGGTGTGTGTGCCAAATCGCGAACGGAAAATATCCGCCGAATGGCGCACTTTGCTCGCCTAATGGTAGATGCTGGCTTGGTGGTGATTGTCTCGGCGACCTCACCTTTGCGCCGGGAGTGGCAACCCCTTCGATACAGTCGACCTAGGGGCTGTTCACCCTGTGTTAATATCGCGCCCCTGTTCATTTTGTATTTGGGTTGCCCATGAAGTTGTCCATGCCGCGTTTCGATCAAGCGCCTGTCTTGGTAGTTGGCGATGTCATGCTCGACCGTTATTGGCATGGCGGTACCTCACGGATTTCACCGGAGGCACCGGTGCCGGTGGTCAAGGTCGAGCAGATAGAGGATCGCCCAGGCGGTGCTGCCAACGTTGCCTTGAATATTGCAGCCCTGGGTGCGCCAGCCTCGCTGGTGGGTGTAACCGGGGAAGATGAGGCGGCCGAAAGTCTGGCCAATAGCCTGAAAGCGGCGGGTGTGACCGCACGTTTTCAGCGCATCGCCCATCAACCGACCATCGTTAAACTGCGGGTCATGAGTCGTCACCAGCAGTTGCTGCGTATCGACTTCGAAGAACCGTTTGCCACCGATGCCTTGGCGCTGAGCGCAGATGTCGAAGACATGCTCGACGGCATCAAAGTGCTGGTGCTGTCCGATTACGGCAAAGGCGCGCTGAAAAACCATCAAGTATTGATTCAGGCTGCGCGTGCTCGGGGTATCCCTGTCCTTGCTGACCCTAAAGGTAAGGATTTTGCGATCTACCGCGGCGTCAGCGTGCTTACGCCGAACCTCAGTGAATTCGAAGTCATTGTCGGCCATTGCTCCGATGAGGCTGAACTGGTCGCCAAGGGCGCGAAGTTGATGAGTGAGCTGGAGCTGGGTGCATTGCTGGTGACCCGTGGCGAACACGGCATGACCCTGTTGCGTCCTGACTGTCCGGCCCTTCATTTGCCGGCGCGTGCTCGTGAAGTGTTTGACGTCACGGGTGCGGGCGATACCGTTATTTCTACCTTGGCGGCGGCGATTGCTGCCGGTGAAGAGCTGCCGCACGCCGTTGCGCTGGCCAATCTGGCCGCCGGCATCGTGGTCGGCAAGCTGGGTACAGCCGCTATCAGCGCGCCGGAGTTGCGTCGTGCGATCCAGCGTGAAGAAGGCTCGGAGCGTGGGGTGTTGAGCCTCGATCAATTGCTCCTGGCAATCGACGATGCGCGTGCGCACAAAGAATCGATCGTCTTCACCAACGGCTGTTTCGATATTCTCCATGCCGGGCATGTGACCTACCTGGAGCAGGCGCGCGCGCAAGGCGATCGGCTGATCGTTGCGGTCAATGATGATTCGTCTGTCAGCCGCCTGAAAGGGCCTGGACGGCCGATTAATAGTGTCGACCGACGCATGGCTGTGCTGGCGGGATTGGGCGCTGTGGATTGGGTGATCAGCTTTCCTGAGGACACCCCGGAAAACCTCCTGTCCCACGTCAAGCCTGACGTGTTGGTCAAGGGCGGGGATTACGGCATCGATCAAGTGGTCGGTGCTGAAATCGTTGAAGCCTATGGTGGCAAGGTGAAGGTGTTGGGGCTGGTTGCCAATAGTTCGACCACCGCTATCGTCGAGAAAATTCGCAGGCAGTGATGGGGGGAGGCGTCAGCCGTGCTGACGCCTCCATCGCGAATAAGACTGCGCGTTCCGATTGCTCCCGCACTGCGACTGCTCCGCAGCCTTCGGCAACTCCTACAGGTGAGACGCCAATCTGTGGGATCACTTGCTCAGGGTGCTTCGGGCAAGGTCGATCAATTGCCGGGCTTTGCTCGTCAGGCGCTTGAGGCCGGTCTTCTTTGGCGCTGGGGTCAAACCCTGTTGCCGGAGCCAATCCTTCCAGCGAATCCGCTCATCACGCACAACCCAACCTTCCTGCGGTGCAAAACTTTCGGCCAGGTACAGGCCGCGGGTGCTGGCCGGTTGCAGCTTGTCGCGCTTGAGGGTGTACAGCTCGGGTTTGGGCAAGCCATTTTCCAGGGGCATCAGGTACAGGTCGGGGCGGCTGCGGTTGAGTCGTGCCACCAACTGATCGTTTTCCAGGCTCTCATCAACGTGAAACAGGCTCATTGGCCGCGCTTCTTTGGGCACTTCCAGACGCATGTCGTAAATCAGCTGCAGAGACGACGTCGGCAGGTGCACGTAAGCACGCGGGCGCTCAATCAGGGGCATGCTCCCGCAGCGCACGGGTCTGGCAGCACCGGACAGCGGGCTTAAACGAAAAGGCAGGGCTTCGCGGTAATGCAGCGCCGAGGCATAGGGCGCAGGCAGCCAGGTGTCATTGAAGCGTCCGCTCAGCCAGCCTTGCGGGGTTTCGATCAAGCACTCTTCAGCGACTTCCTGAATGGCGGTGTGCAGTGGCAGATTCAATTCGTGCGCGGGCACGTAGCCGGAAATCAATTTCAGTACGACATCGCCACGGTCTCGCCGACGCTGTCTGACCAGCACCCAGTAATCGCGGTTCTGCCAGTTCAGGGTCAAGCGCACCGACACCCCGAGGTTGGCCAGCTCCACAGAAAAGCGTTCCACATCGGCCACTTCGATCTTGCGTCGACGTTGCAGGGTCTGGGCGAAATTCAACGGCATCCCGATGCTCTGGTAATTCAGGCCTTCGGGAGTGGCTTCGACAGCGAGCGGCAGGGTTTTAAAGTTGTTGGGGTTTTTTCGAATCAACGTTCGCGGCATGTCGGCTCCTTCTTGCGTTGGGGTCGGCCGCCGCCTGAATCAGGTTTGACGGCGAATCACGGCGGCGGCAGTCGCCACGTTATGGGCCAGGTGCAGCGGATTAATAGTCCCGACAATAGCACTGGCGACACCCGGATGGGCAAACAGCAACTCGAAGCTGGCCTGCACCGGGTCCACGCCGGGGCTCAGGCACACATGACCGCTGGCCAGCGCCTTCTTCACCAGGATGGCTTTGCCATGGCTGGCGGCGTAGTCCAGTACCGGCTTTTCACTTTGTTCGTTGAGATTGTAGGTGACCATCGCGCAATCGCCTTCGCGCAACGCCAGCAGGCCGCCTTCGACAGTTTTTCCGGAAAAACCGTAGCCGCGAATCTTGCCTTGCTGCTTGAGTTCGGCCAGTGCTTGATACACACCGGAATCGTTGAGCACGGCCAAATCATTGCCGTCGGAATGGACCAGCACTAGGTCGATGAAGTCAGTCTCAAGGCGCTTGAGGCTGCGCTCCACCGACAGCCGCGTGTGTTCGGCACTGAAGTCGTGGCGCGATTGGCCGCCCTCGAACTCCTCGCCGACTTTGCTGACAATCACCCATTCTTGACGCTGCCCTCGCAGCAATGGGCCCAGGCGCTCTTCGCTGGTGCCGTAGGCGGGGGCCGTGTCGATCAGGTTGATGCCCAGATCGCGAGCCAGCTTGAGCAGCATCTGTGCTTCTCGATCATCGGGGATCGTGAAACCGTTGGGGTATTTGACCCCTTGATCACGGCCGAGCTTGACGGTGCCCAGTCCCAGTGGCGAAACACGCAGACCGGTACTGCCGAGCGGGCGGTGCAGTTCATGCAGGGTTTTCATGGCAGCAGTTGATCCCAAATCGGTTGGGCCATGGGCGGTTTCGGCAGGCCGACGGCTGGCGACTGCGGTGTCGGATGGACACCGTCGCGGGCCAGTGCGGCCAATACCCGATCAGCAAAGTCAGGGGCCAGCGCCAGCTTGGTCGGCCAGCCCACCATCAGGCGTTGTTGCACGGAAAGATAGGCGTTGTCCGGGCGCACCAGGCCGGACTGCGCCGGTTCGGCCCGATCAATACGCAAGGTCGCCCATTGCGCCTGGCTGAGGTCGACCCACGGCAGCAAGTTGCCGAGTTCTTTTTTGGCCGCAGCGATCTGAGCCTCGGGTTCGCGGGCGACGCCCTCAGCTTCGGCCAGATCCCCTCCCAGGTACCAGACCCATTGGCCATCGGCTGCGGGGTGGGTGGTGACGGTGACCCGAGGTTTCGGCCCGCCGCCCAGGCAATGGGCATACAAGGGCTTCAAGGTCGGTCCTTTGACCAACACCATATGCAGCGGGCGGCGTTGCATAGGGGGATGGGACAGCCCCATGGACTTCAGCAGCTCGGCGTTACCCGCGCCCGCGCTCAAAACCACACGCTGGGCGAGGATCTCGCGGCCATCGACCCGCAGGCCGATCAGATCTTCACCTTCGAACAGGGGTTCGATTTTTGTGCCCGCCAGCAGGCTGTCGCCGGACAGTTCGGCGAGACGCTCGACCAGACTGGGCACGTCGATCACCAGTTCGGCCAGTCGATAGACCTTGCCCTTGAACCCGGGATTCTGCAGCGCCGGAGGCAGGTCATTGCCGGTGACGTGATCGACCCTGCCGCGTACGGCCTTGCTGGCGAAAAAACTGGTGAGGTTGCCGGCGAGGGTGCCGGGTGACCATAAGTAATGCGCTTCGGACAGCAAGCGTACGCCAGACAGGTCCAGCTCGCCTTTGCCCGCGAGCGCATCACGCCAGCGACGCGGCATGTCGGCAATCGCTTCGGAAGCACCGCTCAGTGCGCCGTGCAGCGCATATTTGGCGCCGCCGTGGATGATCCCCTGAGACTTTGTACTTTGCCCGCCGCCGAGGCTGGCGCTTTCCACCAAAACGGTCGAGAACCCTTGACGGCGCAGGCGCGCATTGAGCCAAAGACCGGCAACACCGGCGCCGACGATCAGGACGTCAGTGGTCATAGGGGATGGAGTGAGCGCAGATGGCATGAGCGACCTCGGTGGCTAAACGGATGTCGCCATTATAGGGGATCGCGTTTTCAATGCCCGGCGGTTTTCGAGAACAGTTGAATCACCACCACGCCGAGGACGATCAGGCCCATGCCAAGCATCGCGGGCACGTCGAGTTTCTGCCCGTAAATGAACAGCGCGGCGATGCTTACCATGACGATGCCCATGCCCGCCCAGACCGCATACGCGACCCCCACCGGAATGCTGCGCACTACCAGCGTCAGCATCCAGAACGCAATGGCGTAACCCACGATCACCAGCAGCAATGGCAGTGGCGTGCTGATGCCTTTGACCGCTTTCATCGAGACGGTAGCGATAACTTCTGCGCAGATGGCGATGGCCAGATAGTAGTAGGCGGTCATGACGGGATTCCTCTTCATTAGCCACGCATTCTAGAGATTGCTTGGATGGGGTAAAGTCATTACCTATCTTTCTGAGCGATAGGTTGGTGTGCTTTGCAATGGAACCTCGAGCAAATTCGTTTATTCGTCAGCGTAGCCGAACAGCGCTCGTTTTCGGCCGTGGCGCGTGATCTGCAGCGCGCACAATCGGCGGTCAGCAGTGGTATCGCGCTGTTGGAGGCTGATCTGGGAGTCAGCCTGTTCGACCGCAGCAGTGGCCGTCAGCCACGCTTGACCGAAGCCGGTAGTGCGTTGCTCGAAGAAGCGCGAGAGCTGTTGCGCCAGTGTGAGCGTCTGGACGGTCGGGCACTGGCCTTGATGCGTGGCGAAGAGGCCCGCTTGCGACTGGCGCATGACGAAGCCATGCCTTATCAACCGGTGCTGGACAGCCTGGAGGCGCTGGCTGAACAGTTTCCCGGTCTGGAGGTGCAACTGGCCAGCGGCGCCCAAGGTGATGTGGCGCGCAAACTGGTGGAGCGCCGCGCCGATCTCGGGCTGCTGTTTCATCATGAGCAGATGCCCGAAGCTCTGGAACGCCGGGTGCTGGGCAGCGTCGAAATGGTCACGGTCTGTGCAGTGGGGCATCCATTGGTCAACGCGTCACGGGTCAGTCGTCAGCAGTTGGGGCGCCATCGGCAGCTATTGATCGCGCCTCAGCAAAGCGGCTATCCCGGTGGCGAACCCATCAGTGCACAGGTCTGGCGTGCCGACAGCTTTTACGTGATGGCTGAATTGCTCATGCGTGGCCTCGGCTGGGCCTGGTTGCCCCGGCATGTGGTGCAGTACCCGGCTTACCAGCATCAGATGGTCGAGCTGATCAGCGACTGGACCCCGCCGGCCCTGGTGGTGGAGATGGTCTGGCGCCGTGACGAACCACTTGGTCCGGCGGCCCGGTGGCTGGCCGAATGCTTTGCCCGGCATTTGCAGGCGATTGGCTGATAAACTCCGCCGCCATGAATAGAACTCTTTATACCCTGCTGTTTCATCTCGGTTTACCTCTTGTCGCGCTGCGCCTGTGGTTGCGGGCGCGCAAAGCCCCGGCGTACGCGCAGCGAGTCAGCGAGCGGTTTTCGTTCGGTCTGCCGCCCATGCAGCGCGGCGGCATTTGGGTGCATGCAGTGTCGGTGGGTGAAAGCATCGCAGCGGCGCCGATGATTCGCGCCTTGCTGACGCGTTATCCACAGTTACCGATCACTGTGACCTGCATGACGCCGACCGGTTCGGAGCGGATCAAGGCGCTGTTCGCTGACGAGCCGCGCATTCAGCATTGTTATCTACCCTACGATTTGCCTTGGGCAGCCGGACGTTTTCTCGATCATGTCGCGCCTCGGCTCGGGGTCATCATGGAAACCGAACTGTGGCCCAACCACATTCACCAATGCGCCAGGCGCGGTATCCCGGTAGTCCTGGCCAACGCCCGACTGTCAGAGCGCTCGGCACGCGGTTATGGGCGTTTCACCAAGCTGACCCGACCGATGCTTGCCGAAATGAGCGGATTCGCCGTGCAGACCGAAACCGAGGCCCAACGCTTTCTCGATCTGGGGGCGCGGCGCGATTGCGTAGAAGTGACAGGTTCGATCAAGTTCGACTTGAGCATCGACCCGCAGCTGTTGATGCGCGCCGCTGAGCTGCGTGAGCAATGGCACACGCGCCAGCGCCCGACATGGATCGCGGCCAGTACCCACGCCGGCGAAGATGAAACCGTGTTGGCGGCGCACCGTCAGTTGCTCCTCCGCCATCCCGATGCGTTGCTGATCCTGGTCCCGCGTCACCCCGAGCGCTTCAACAGCGTTTACGATTTATGCCAGCAGCAAGGCTTCGAGACGGTTCGTCGCTCGACGGCGCAAGCGGTGACGTCAACCACGTCGGTGTTGCTGGGTGACACCATGGGTGAACTGCTGTTTCTGTACGCGTTGGCCGATTGCGCGTTTGTCGGCGGCAGCCTGGTGCCCAATGGCGGGCACAACCTGCTGGAACCTGCGGCATTGGCCAAGCCGGTCTTGAGCGGCCCGCACCTGTTCAACTTTCTGGAAATCGCTGCGCTGCTGCGTCAGGCTGGCGCGTTGGAAGAAGTGAGTGATGTGGCGGGGCTGGCGGTCGCGGTGCAGCGCCTGTTCGATCAGCCGCAGTTGGCGCGCATCATGGCCGATGCCGGCCTGACAGTGATGCGTGCCAATCAGGGCGCTTTGCAGCGGTTACTGGCAATGTTGGCGCGGGTGGCGAAGCTGTAAGGCCGTCGCAAGCCTCTGTGGGGAAGGCCGTCAATACTCCAAAGGCTTCTCCAGGTTTTTCTGTGCCGCCTTCGCCAGGTCTGGTGGCAGGAAGTCTTTGTCCGGGTTGTAGTCGGCTTTGAGGTAGCGCGACAACCCCTGCAAGTCAGCCGGGCTCAGCGTGCCCGCCGCCTGCTTCAAGCGCAGGTTGTCGATGAGGTAGTCATAGCGCGTGTTGTTGTATAAACGCACCGAGTTGTACAGCTGGCGCTGGGCGTCGAGCACATCGACGATATTGCGCGTCCCGACCTGATAACCGACTTCGGTCGCTTCCAGT includes:
- a CDS encoding LysR family transcriptional regulator, coding for MQWNLEQIRLFVSVAEQRSFSAVARDLQRAQSAVSSGIALLEADLGVSLFDRSSGRQPRLTEAGSALLEEARELLRQCERLDGRALALMRGEEARLRLAHDEAMPYQPVLDSLEALAEQFPGLEVQLASGAQGDVARKLVERRADLGLLFHHEQMPEALERRVLGSVEMVTVCAVGHPLVNASRVSRQQLGRHRQLLIAPQQSGYPGGEPISAQVWRADSFYVMAELLMRGLGWAWLPRHVVQYPAYQHQMVELISDWTPPALVVEMVWRRDEPLGPAARWLAECFARHLQAIG
- a CDS encoding glycosyltransferase family 25 protein, which encodes MKSIIWPFEHACVINLDSRNDRWSRLQNHLQGLGLEAERFSAVSLHELGDDQPSQSLREFLLRTDGPSDKSEHKLLATWACMRSHLAVIAKARASGWPYVLVLEDDCEFETFTPAVLRRVQAQLQGRDWTLLYLGGTLKKGGQARKVSPNLTAVTRVRLAHAYVVRAELYDRILQEAPVSGLPLDWYYSEMLLSTTRAFIVQPILARQSLMVMSDIEQVVRKPKLKTRQWVSRLAARLRYGVFG
- the hldE gene encoding bifunctional D-glycero-beta-D-manno-heptose-7-phosphate kinase/D-glycero-beta-D-manno-heptose 1-phosphate adenylyltransferase HldE, producing the protein MKLSMPRFDQAPVLVVGDVMLDRYWHGGTSRISPEAPVPVVKVEQIEDRPGGAANVALNIAALGAPASLVGVTGEDEAAESLANSLKAAGVTARFQRIAHQPTIVKLRVMSRHQQLLRIDFEEPFATDALALSADVEDMLDGIKVLVLSDYGKGALKNHQVLIQAARARGIPVLADPKGKDFAIYRGVSVLTPNLSEFEVIVGHCSDEAELVAKGAKLMSELELGALLVTRGEHGMTLLRPDCPALHLPARAREVFDVTGAGDTVISTLAAAIAAGEELPHAVALANLAAGIVVGKLGTAAISAPELRRAIQREEGSERGVLSLDQLLLAIDDARAHKESIVFTNGCFDILHAGHVTYLEQARAQGDRLIVAVNDDSSVSRLKGPGRPINSVDRRMAVLAGLGAVDWVISFPEDTPENLLSHVKPDVLVKGGDYGIDQVVGAEIVEAYGGKVKVLGLVANSSTTAIVEKIRRQ
- a CDS encoding NAD(P)/FAD-dependent oxidoreductase; this translates as MPSALTPSPMTTDVLIVGAGVAGLWLNARLRRQGFSTVLVESASLGGGQSTKSQGIIHGGAKYALHGALSGASEAIADMPRRWRDALAGKGELDLSGVRLLSEAHYLWSPGTLAGNLTSFFASKAVRGRVDHVTGNDLPPALQNPGFKGKVYRLAELVIDVPSLVERLAELSGDSLLAGTKIEPLFEGEDLIGLRVDGREILAQRVVLSAGAGNAELLKSMGLSHPPMQRRPLHMVLVKGPTLKPLYAHCLGGGPKPRVTVTTHPAADGQWVWYLGGDLAEAEGVAREPEAQIAAAKKELGNLLPWVDLSQAQWATLRIDRAEPAQSGLVRPDNAYLSVQQRLMVGWPTKLALAPDFADRVLAALARDGVHPTPQSPAVGLPKPPMAQPIWDQLLP
- a CDS encoding aldo/keto reductase; this encodes MKTLHELHRPLGSTGLRVSPLGLGTVKLGRDQGVKYPNGFTIPDDREAQMLLKLARDLGINLIDTAPAYGTSEERLGPLLRGQRQEWVIVSKVGEEFEGGQSRHDFSAEHTRLSVERSLKRLETDFIDLVLVHSDGNDLAVLNDSGVYQALAELKQQGKIRGYGFSGKTVEGGLLALREGDCAMVTYNLNEQSEKPVLDYAASHGKAILVKKALASGHVCLSPGVDPVQASFELLFAHPGVASAIVGTINPLHLAHNVATAAAVIRRQT
- the waaA gene encoding lipid IV(A) 3-deoxy-D-manno-octulosonic acid transferase, giving the protein MNRTLYTLLFHLGLPLVALRLWLRARKAPAYAQRVSERFSFGLPPMQRGGIWVHAVSVGESIAAAPMIRALLTRYPQLPITVTCMTPTGSERIKALFADEPRIQHCYLPYDLPWAAGRFLDHVAPRLGVIMETELWPNHIHQCARRGIPVVLANARLSERSARGYGRFTKLTRPMLAEMSGFAVQTETEAQRFLDLGARRDCVEVTGSIKFDLSIDPQLLMRAAELREQWHTRQRPTWIAASTHAGEDETVLAAHRQLLLRHPDALLILVPRHPERFNSVYDLCQQQGFETVRRSTAQAVTSTTSVLLGDTMGELLFLYALADCAFVGGSLVPNGGHNLLEPAALAKPVLSGPHLFNFLEIAALLRQAGALEEVSDVAGLAVAVQRLFDQPQLARIMADAGLTVMRANQGALQRLLAMLARVAKL
- a CDS encoding multidrug efflux SMR transporter translates to MTAYYYLAIAICAEVIATVSMKAVKGISTPLPLLLVIVGYAIAFWMLTLVVRSIPVGVAYAVWAGMGIVMVSIAALFIYGQKLDVPAMLGMGLIVLGVVVIQLFSKTAGH
- a CDS encoding metal ABC transporter ATPase, which encodes MPRTLIRKNPNNFKTLPLAVEATPEGLNYQSIGMPLNFAQTLQRRRKIEVADVERFSVELANLGVSVRLTLNWQNRDYWVLVRQRRRDRGDVVLKLISGYVPAHELNLPLHTAIQEVAEECLIETPQGWLSGRFNDTWLPAPYASALHYREALPFRLSPLSGAARPVRCGSMPLIERPRAYVHLPTSSLQLIYDMRLEVPKEARPMSLFHVDESLENDQLVARLNRSRPDLYLMPLENGLPKPELYTLKRDKLQPASTRGLYLAESFAPQEGWVVRDERIRWKDWLRQQGLTPAPKKTGLKRLTSKARQLIDLARSTLSK